The following proteins are co-located in the Dioscorea cayenensis subsp. rotundata cultivar TDr96_F1 unplaced genomic scaffold, TDr96_F1_v2_PseudoChromosome.rev07_lg8_w22 25.fasta BLBR01000479.1, whole genome shotgun sequence genome:
- the LOC120254508 gene encoding uncharacterized protein LOC120254508 has product MDRTRRMKTLPPTTVNFSPNFERSDEGSNYLLRVNLPGFNRKDFSVQVDQTRKLTIKGRRQSEKNTYVLLDGIYNLPQDSDYKKIAGKFDDGCLVLTIPKMVKPMAPEEKKPNEINQEPLKPLPSSIDSKKIEQGEKQDALQVEKMKKIEGSKKVADEISPPKTSTPTSEKKLEEREKVAADQIPQPMTSPPTDHEKKIEEREKVAADQISQTKVSPSNEKKSDHIQDEGSKEKVTDDQDEKKIGLLCKRKFREEGWLDHGMLDSLIERINNNKKVILVAVVALSVGFYVSHKLRSSAK; this is encoded by the exons ATGGATAGAACTAGAAGAATGAAAACCCTCCCACCAACCACTGTAAACTTTTCCCCAAACTTTGAACGGTCTGATGAAGGTTCCAATTACCTTCTTAGAGTGAATCTTCCAG GTTTCAATAGGAAGGACTTCAGTGTTCAAGTAGACCAAACAAGAAAGCTAACAATCAAGGGAAGAAGACAGTCAGAGAAGAACACTTATGTCCTCCTTGATGGGATCTACAATCTGCCTCAAGATTCAGACTATAAGAAGATCGCCGGCAAGTTTGATGATGGATGCCTTGTTCTTACTATACCAAAGATGGTTAAGCCAATGGCACctgaagaaaagaaaccaaacgAGATTAATCAAGAACCACTAAAACCTCTTCCTTCTTCTATTGATAGCAAGAAGATTGAACAAGGAGAGAAGCAGGATGCACTACAAgttgagaagatgaagaagattgaGGGGAGTAAAAAGGTGGCAGATGAAATATCACCACCAAAGACTTCAACTCCAACTTCTGAGAAGAAGCTtgaggagagagaaaaggtggcaGCTGATCAAATACCACAACCAATGACTTCACCTCCAACTGATCATGAGAAGAAGATtgaggagagagaaaaggtggcaGCTGATCAAATATCACAAACAAAGGTTTCACcttcaaatgagaagaagagtgATCATATTCAAGATGAAGGTTCAAAGGAGAAGGTCACTGATGAtcaagatgagaaaaaaattggacTTCTCTGCAAGAGAAAGTTCAGAGAAGAAGGATGGTTAGACCATGGAATGCTTGATAGTTTGATTGAGAGgattaacaacaacaagaaggtTATtcttgttgctgttgttgctcTCTCCGTTGGATTTTATGTGTCTCATAAACTCAGATCATCTGCAAAATGA